In one Rutidosis leptorrhynchoides isolate AG116_Rl617_1_P2 chromosome 8, CSIRO_AGI_Rlap_v1, whole genome shotgun sequence genomic region, the following are encoded:
- the LOC139864114 gene encoding putative RING-H2 finger protein ATL21A yields the protein MDAYKLIFYLLLVPIVSSSPATNDCQTSYCGQNIKSIHFPFRLFDQPEICGFPGFDLRCVTQNTTLIQLPNAGDFFVRNIDYRHQTMRIYDPLNCLPAKLLKLDLSNSPFSASYYRNFTLLACPINTNLFGFIPINCLSNSSFSILATFSKALVTLMPSNETGCVVSGELRVPVNQPDDGVLVSQLDEDITLTWGTPDCKSCEANGTSCGYADMMNTNNNMFLQK from the coding sequence ATGGATGCCTACAAACTTATCTTTTATCTCCTATTAGTTCCTATTGTTTCTTCATCACCAGCAACAAATGATTGTCAAACTTCCTATTGTGGTCAAAACATAAAATCAATCCACTTCCCTTTCAGATTATTCGACCAACCTGAAATCTGCGGTTTCCCAGGATTCGATCTTCGTTGCGTTACCCAAAACACAACGCTTATCCAACTCCCGAATGCTGGTGACTTTTTCGTCAGAAACATCGACTACCGTCATCAAACCATGCGAATTTACGACCCTTTGAATTGTCTTCCTGCCAAGCTTTTAAAATTAGACCTTTCAAATTCTCCTTTCTCAGCTTCTTACTATCGAAACTTCACTCTTTTAGCTTGTCCTATTAATACTAATTTATTTGGTTTTATACCGATCAATTGCCTTAGTAATTCTTCGTTTTCGATTCTTGCTACTTTTTCGAAGGCTTTGGTGACATTAATGCCAAGTAATGAGACTGGTTGTGTGGTCTCTGGGGAGTTAAGGGTGCCGGTTAATCAACCGGATGATGGCGTGCTTGTGTCACAACTTGATGAGGATATAACTCTAACATGGGGTACACCTGATTGTAAGAGTTGTGAAGCAAATGGTACTTCATGTGGTTATGCTGATATGATGAACACAAACAATAACATGTTTCTCCAAAAATAA